ACAATTTTAAAACAGTTGGCTGCGTATGATCAAGGGACACAACAAAGTCATCTCCCAAAGATTTAATCAATGATTGATGTTCAATAAAGGTAGTGGCCATTTCTTTTTCAAATTCAGGATTATCAATAAAACTTAACCACATACCAATGTACTCGTCATTAATTGTCAATTCAAAATGAGGGAAGCGTTTATAGCCACGTTTGTTCCCTCCAAAAGCAGCCCACGTACTTTCTGGTGCATAAGTTGTACGACGACGATGTTGTGCAATATGAATTAATAGCTCCTCACCTAATTCGGGTGCTAAGGCCGTCACCACTTCTTCACCAATTGCTTGAAAAGTTGGTTGAATCTCCGCTCTAATCGCGTTCATACGCGCGTCTAAACCGTCGATTTCAAAAATTTTAAAGCTTGCTTCATTAAACATTTCATTCCTCCTTATTTACTCTATATATTCTTAGAATGATTAGTCCTCTAATCATTAGTATTAATTAATTTTTGCCACTGGCTTCTAGAAATTGCATAGACAGATGACACCGTATT
This is a stretch of genomic DNA from Vagococcus zengguangii. It encodes these proteins:
- a CDS encoding DUF1054 domain-containing protein — encoded protein: MFNEASFKIFEIDGLDARMNAIRAEIQPTFQAIGEEVVTALAPELGEELLIHIAQHRRRTTYAPESTWAAFGGNKRGYKRFPHFELTINDEYIGMWLSFIDNPEFEKEMATTFIEHQSLIKSLGDDFVVSLDHTQPTVLKLSEMDLEQGLIRWRDVKKGEFMVGRIIQKEDEKILQPQAQLAYMIATYQALVPLYQLAYEVRS